In Jejubacter calystegiae, the following are encoded in one genomic region:
- a CDS encoding aldo/keto reductase → MGKSINLAGQTLPALGQGTWYMGEDPGQRRQEVAALQAGIDLGLRLIDTAEMYAEGGAEQVVGEAIRGRRDRVFVVSKVYPWNAGGARGMAACEASLKRLGTDYIDLYLLHWSGDIPLEQTLELMTGLQRQGKIGHWGVSNLDIDEMHELWTLAGGEACATDQVLYHLASRGIETDLLPWCQEREIPVMAYCPLAQAGRQRRGLMQHPLLVEEAQSLGISVAQLLLAWVIRRPGVIAIPKSATLAHVRDNAAALEISLSDTLLERLDKAFPAPTCKTPLDIV, encoded by the coding sequence ATGGGTAAAAGCATCAATCTGGCCGGACAAACGCTGCCAGCCCTGGGACAGGGAACCTGGTATATGGGGGAAGACCCCGGCCAGCGGCGCCAGGAAGTGGCCGCGTTACAGGCGGGTATCGACCTTGGCCTGCGGCTTATCGATACCGCCGAGATGTACGCCGAGGGCGGAGCGGAACAGGTGGTGGGAGAAGCCATTCGCGGGCGACGCGATCGGGTATTTGTGGTATCGAAGGTTTATCCGTGGAATGCCGGCGGCGCACGCGGTATGGCGGCCTGTGAAGCCAGTCTGAAGCGGTTAGGCACCGACTATATCGACCTTTATTTGCTGCACTGGTCTGGCGATATCCCGCTGGAACAGACGCTGGAATTGATGACCGGGCTTCAGCGTCAGGGCAAGATTGGCCACTGGGGCGTCTCTAATCTGGATATCGATGAGATGCACGAGCTGTGGACCCTGGCGGGTGGGGAAGCCTGCGCGACCGATCAGGTGCTGTATCATCTGGCATCGCGCGGTATCGAAACGGATCTCCTGCCCTGGTGTCAGGAAAGGGAGATTCCGGTGATGGCCTACTGCCCGCTGGCCCAGGCAGGAAGACAGCGTCGGGGGCTGATGCAGCATCCGCTGCTGGTGGAAGAGGCTCAGTCGCTGGGTATTAGCGTGGCGCAGCTGCTGCTGGCATGGGTGATTCGTCGTCCCGGGGTGATTGCCATCCCCAAAAGCGCGACCCTGGCTCATGTGCGGGATAATGCCGCCGCGCTGGAGATCTCTCTGAGCGATACGCTGCTCGAGCGCCTTGATAAGGCTTTCCCGGCCCCGACGTGCAAGACGCCGCTGGATATTGTCTGA
- a CDS encoding D-hexose-6-phosphate mutarotase, with amino-acid sequence MSADIYTLSVVNQISDAVSRRKLDELDLIVVDHPRARAAFALQGAHLLSWQPAGEEEVIWLSSNTPFTTGSALRGGVPVCWPWFGPSAQPGFPSHGFARNLPWQLKEHQQDTDGVNLTFELLSSDETRRFWPHDFQLLAHFRLGAECEMALEAHGDFETTAALHSYFRVGDIAQVRVAGLGESYLDKVNNGEEGRLSDGVQTFPDRTDRVYLAPEASSLIEDGKLGRAIEVAHRYNSNVVGWNPGPALSVSMADMPDDGYRTMVCIETAAVTVPQRARPGQPSRLACTLKVLKG; translated from the coding sequence ATGAGTGCCGATATCTATACGCTGTCCGTCGTTAATCAGATAAGCGATGCTGTCTCCCGCCGTAAGCTGGACGAACTGGACCTGATTGTGGTGGATCACCCCAGGGCGCGCGCCGCCTTTGCGCTGCAGGGCGCTCACCTGCTCTCCTGGCAGCCCGCCGGAGAAGAAGAAGTCATCTGGCTGAGCAGCAATACCCCGTTTACCACCGGTAGCGCGCTGCGCGGCGGCGTACCTGTCTGCTGGCCCTGGTTTGGCCCGTCGGCGCAGCCGGGATTCCCGTCCCACGGTTTTGCCCGCAACCTGCCGTGGCAGCTTAAAGAGCACCAGCAGGATACCGATGGCGTTAATCTCACCTTCGAACTGCTGAGTAGCGACGAAACCCGCCGCTTCTGGCCCCACGACTTCCAGTTGCTGGCGCACTTCCGGCTGGGCGCCGAATGTGAAATGGCGCTGGAAGCGCACGGCGATTTCGAGACCACCGCGGCGCTGCACAGCTACTTCCGGGTGGGCGATATCGCACAGGTGCGCGTTGCCGGTCTGGGCGAGAGCTATCTCGATAAGGTGAATAACGGCGAGGAAGGCCGGCTTTCCGACGGCGTACAGACCTTTCCGGACCGGACCGATCGGGTCTATCTGGCACCGGAAGCCAGCAGTCTGATTGAAGATGGTAAACTGGGCCGCGCCATTGAGGTGGCACACCGTTACAACAGTAACGTCGTTGGCTGGAATCCGGGCCCCGCCCTTTCCGTTAGCATGGCCGATATGCCGGATGACGGATACCGGACCATGGTTTGCATCGAAACCGCGGCCGTTACCGTACCTCAGCGCGCGCGCCCCGGTCAGCCTTCGCGTCTGGCCTGCACCCTGAAAGTGCTGAAAGGTTAA
- the gapA gene encoding glyceraldehyde-3-phosphate dehydrogenase, with protein sequence MTIKVGINGFGRIGRIVFRAAQERSDIEIVAINDLLDAEYMAYMLKYDSTHGRFNGTVEVKDGHLVVNGKTIRVTAERDPANLKWNEVGVDVVAEATGIFLTDETARKHITAGAKKVVLTGPSKDNTPMFVRGANFETYAGQDIVSNASCTTNCLAPLAKVINDNFGIVEGLMTTVHATTATQKTVDGPSHKDWRGGRGAAQNIIPSSTGAAKAVGKVLPELNGKLTGMAFRVPTPNVSVVDLTVRLEKAASYEDIKKAIKAASEGPMKGVLGYTEDDVVSTDFNGEVCTSVFDAKAGIALNDNFVKLVSWYDNETGYSNKVLDLIAHISK encoded by the coding sequence ATGACTATCAAAGTAGGTATCAACGGTTTTGGCCGCATTGGCCGCATTGTTTTCCGTGCTGCTCAGGAACGTTCTGACATCGAGATCGTGGCTATCAACGATCTGCTGGACGCGGAATACATGGCTTACATGCTGAAGTATGACTCCACTCACGGCCGTTTCAACGGTACCGTAGAAGTGAAGGACGGCCATCTGGTTGTTAACGGTAAAACCATCCGTGTTACCGCTGAAAGAGACCCGGCTAACCTGAAGTGGAACGAAGTTGGCGTTGACGTTGTTGCTGAAGCAACCGGTATCTTCCTGACCGACGAAACTGCACGTAAGCACATCACCGCTGGCGCGAAAAAAGTGGTTCTGACTGGTCCGTCTAAAGATAACACCCCGATGTTCGTTCGCGGTGCCAACTTTGAAACCTACGCTGGCCAGGATATCGTTTCCAACGCTTCCTGCACCACCAACTGCCTGGCGCCGCTGGCTAAAGTCATCAACGACAACTTCGGTATCGTTGAAGGCCTGATGACCACCGTTCACGCCACCACCGCTACCCAGAAAACCGTTGACGGCCCGTCTCACAAAGACTGGCGCGGCGGCCGTGGCGCGGCTCAGAACATCATCCCGTCCTCTACCGGTGCTGCTAAAGCGGTCGGTAAAGTACTGCCGGAACTGAACGGCAAACTGACCGGTATGGCGTTCCGCGTTCCGACTCCGAACGTATCCGTTGTTGACCTGACCGTTCGTCTGGAAAAAGCCGCTTCTTACGAAGACATCAAGAAAGCGATCAAAGCCGCTTCTGAAGGTCCGATGAAAGGCGTTCTGGGCTACACCGAAGATGACGTGGTTTCCACCGACTTCAACGGCGAAGTTTGCACTTCCGTGTTCGATGCCAAAGCCGGTATCGCCCTGAACGACAACTTCGTGAAACTGGTTTCCTGGTACGACAACGAAACTGGCTACTCCAACAAGGTACTGGACCTGATCGCTCACATCTCTAAATAA
- the msrB gene encoding peptide-methionine (R)-S-oxide reductase MsrB, whose protein sequence is MANSKSTEELKQSLTEMQYYVTQQQGTEPPFSGRLLHNKSDGIYHCLVCDAPLFNAGTKYDSGCGWPSFYQPVSEDAIHYLKDFTHGMERIEIRCGNCNAHLGHVFPDGPQPTGERYCVNSASLSFSDGSSDERTKG, encoded by the coding sequence ATGGCTAACTCAAAATCGACTGAAGAACTGAAACAATCCCTGACTGAAATGCAGTACTACGTGACCCAGCAACAGGGCACTGAGCCGCCATTTAGCGGGCGTTTGCTGCATAACAAGAGCGACGGCATCTACCACTGTCTGGTCTGCGATGCGCCGCTGTTTAATGCCGGTACCAAGTACGATTCCGGCTGCGGCTGGCCCAGCTTTTACCAGCCGGTCAGCGAAGACGCCATCCACTATCTGAAGGATTTCACCCACGGTATGGAGCGTATTGAGATCCGCTGCGGTAACTGCAATGCCCATCTGGGGCACGTATTTCCGGACGGTCCGCAGCCCACCGGTGAACGCTACTGCGTTAACTCTGCTTCCCTGAGCTTTAGCGATGGCAGCAGCGATGAACGCACCAAAGGTTGA
- a CDS encoding YeaC family protein, with protein MEIEQILAAMTPEVYQRLVTAVELGKWPDGVALTPEQKENTLQLVMLWQSRNNHQPEHMSLGTDGQIVMKSKQQLKQEFGIEPAPFVTLKPEQQ; from the coding sequence ATGGAGATAGAGCAGATTCTTGCCGCTATGACGCCGGAAGTGTACCAGCGTCTTGTTACGGCGGTAGAGCTGGGGAAATGGCCCGATGGCGTGGCGCTGACGCCGGAGCAGAAAGAGAACACCTTACAGCTGGTGATGCTGTGGCAGTCGCGCAATAACCATCAGCCCGAGCATATGTCGCTGGGCACCGACGGTCAGATCGTGATGAAGAGCAAGCAGCAGCTGAAGCAGGAGTTCGGTATTGAACCGGCGCCTTTCGTTACATTGAAGCCGGAGCAGCAGTAA
- the pncA gene encoding bifunctional nicotinamidase/pyrazinamidase, translating into MTQSALLLIDLQNDFCADGALAVPDGDSVIAVANRLIDACKTRGIAVLASQDWHPANHGSFASQQGEPPYTQGELAGLPQTWWPDHCVQNSPGAALHPELHQQAIDALFYKGEDPLVDSYSAFFDNGQRRQTELDGWLRHHEVTELIVMGLATDYCVKFTVMDALKLGYRVTLVTDGCRGVNLSPQDSERALAEMAAAGATLSAEAEALQ; encoded by the coding sequence ATGACCCAAAGCGCACTGTTACTGATCGACCTTCAGAATGATTTCTGCGCCGATGGCGCCCTTGCGGTACCGGACGGCGATAGCGTGATTGCCGTCGCCAACCGGCTGATTGATGCCTGCAAGACCAGGGGGATCGCAGTGTTGGCCAGCCAGGACTGGCACCCGGCGAATCACGGCAGCTTTGCCAGCCAGCAGGGAGAGCCGCCTTACACTCAGGGTGAACTGGCGGGCCTGCCCCAGACCTGGTGGCCGGATCACTGCGTGCAGAACAGTCCGGGCGCAGCGCTGCATCCGGAGCTCCATCAGCAGGCCATCGATGCGCTGTTTTATAAGGGGGAAGATCCGCTGGTAGACAGCTACAGCGCCTTCTTCGACAACGGCCAGCGTCGCCAGACCGAACTGGACGGCTGGCTGCGTCATCATGAAGTCACCGAACTGATTGTAATGGGGCTGGCGACCGACTACTGCGTGAAATTCACGGTAATGGACGCTCTGAAGCTGGGCTACCGCGTCACCCTGGTCACCGACGGCTGCCGCGGCGTGAATCTTTCCCCCCAGGACAGCGAGCGGGCACTGGCGGAAATGGCGGCGGCAGGCGCCACTCTTAGCGCCGAAGCTGAAGCGCTTCAGTAA
- the ansA gene encoding asparaginase, whose amino-acid sequence MQKKSIYVAYTGGTIGMQRSEQGYIPVSGHLQRQLALMPEFHRPEMPDFTIHEYQPLMDSSDMTPEDWQHIADDIKAHYDDYDGFVILHGTDTMAFTASALSFMLENLGKPVIVTGSQIPLAELRSDGQTNLLNALYVAANYPVNEVSLFFNNRLYRGNRTTKAHADGFDAFASPNLAPLLEAGIHIRRLNTPAAPTGHGELIVHTITPQPIGVVTIYPGISADVVSNFLRQPVRALILRSYGVGNAPQHADFLAELRAASERGIVVVNLTQCMSGRVNMGGYATGNALAHAGVVGGADMTVEATLTKLHWLLSQGLEAPAIRAAMAQNLRGELTPDHEGAI is encoded by the coding sequence ATGCAAAAGAAATCGATTTATGTCGCTTACACCGGCGGTACCATTGGTATGCAACGCTCCGAGCAGGGGTATATCCCGGTTTCCGGCCACCTGCAGCGTCAGCTGGCGCTGATGCCGGAATTTCATCGCCCGGAGATGCCGGACTTTACCATCCACGAATACCAGCCGCTGATGGACTCTTCGGATATGACGCCGGAAGACTGGCAGCATATCGCCGATGATATTAAGGCCCACTACGACGACTATGACGGCTTTGTGATCCTGCATGGTACCGACACCATGGCCTTTACCGCTTCGGCGCTCTCCTTCATGCTGGAGAATCTGGGTAAACCGGTGATTGTGACAGGGTCACAAATCCCGCTGGCGGAATTGCGTTCAGACGGACAGACCAACCTGCTGAATGCGCTTTATGTGGCGGCCAACTACCCGGTTAATGAGGTCTCGCTATTTTTTAATAACCGCCTGTACCGCGGCAACCGCACCACCAAGGCCCATGCCGACGGCTTCGATGCCTTCGCCTCCCCCAACCTGGCGCCGCTGCTGGAGGCCGGTATCCATATCCGGCGTCTGAATACTCCGGCGGCCCCCACTGGTCACGGCGAACTGATCGTTCACACCATTACGCCGCAGCCGATTGGGGTAGTGACCATCTACCCGGGCATTTCTGCAGATGTGGTAAGTAACTTTCTGCGTCAGCCGGTGCGGGCGCTGATACTGCGCTCTTACGGCGTGGGCAATGCGCCCCAGCATGCCGACTTTCTGGCGGAACTGCGGGCAGCCAGCGAGCGCGGTATCGTGGTGGTTAACCTGACCCAGTGCATGTCGGGGCGCGTCAATATGGGCGGCTATGCCACCGGTAACGCCCTCGCCCATGCCGGCGTGGTCGGCGGCGCCGATATGACGGTAGAGGCGACCCTGACCAAGCTACACTGGCTGTTAAGTCAGGGACTGGAAGCCCCCGCCATTCGCGCGGCGATGGCGCAAAACCTGCGCGGTGAACTAACCCCGGACCACGAAGGAGCAATCTGA